The following DNA comes from Picosynechococcus sp. PCC 7003.
ACCGGGATTGCTATTGTCCGTTACCCTCGCCTTTGTGGTGGGAAAAGGGGTGATTAATGCGGCGATCGCCTTGAGTATTTCCTATGTGCCCCAATATTTCCGGCTTGTCCGCAACCGCACCACCAGCGCCAAAACAGAATTGTTTATCGAAGCAGCTCAGGCCATGGGTGCAACGCCGAGGCGAATTTTGTCGAAATATTTATTTCGCAATGTAATCCAGAGCGTGCCGGTATTATTTACCCTCAATGCCGCCGATGCGATTTTGATTCTGGGGGGCTTGGGCTTTTTGGGTTTGGGCTTACCCGATGGAACGCCGGAATGGGGCCACGATCTGCGCCTTGCCCTCGATGCTTTGCCAACGGGGATTTGGTGGACGGCGCTGTTTCCGGGGTTAACCATGACCCTGATGGTGATGGGCTTATCGCTACTGGGAGAAGGCTTAAATACCTGGCTAAATCCGGCTGATCGCCGTTAAGGGCAATCTTTCGGACGGGATTCCACCTCAGCGATTAATTGGTCTAATTCCCGTTGCATTTCCCCTAAAACCCGCTGGTAACAGGCTTCAACGTAGGGGCGATCGCCCGCCGGTGCCCGGCCATATTTTTCAAAGCGGATCGGCGGACAGACCCGTGTATACATTTTTGTCGGCAGGGGAAAGTTGGGTAGGGGGCCAAAGGCGACCCCCCAGGGTAAACCGAGATAAATGGGAAAAACCTCCGGGTCGATGTTAAACAGCCACGGCAGGTTAAACGCTTTTAAAAATTTTTTGAGGGGTTCGTAGATATCTTCAATGACAAAAATACTGTCGTGGGCCCCCCAGGAAATCAGTGGCACAATGGGCACTCCCTGGCGCAGAGCTAGTTTAATAAATCCCCGCCGCTCGGCAAAGTAAATCTGATTTCTCTGGGCATGGGGCCGAAAAACATCTTGACCGCCCCCCGGATAAACGAGGACATTGGCCCCGGCCTTCAACGCGGCGATCGCCATTTTCGGATGCGCTTGAACTGCACCCGTTTTGACGGCAATTTTCGCTAATTCTGGGAAAGCTAGCCAAATATTCGGGTGCATCAGGCCATAGGTGGGTCTTTCAACCCCATACCGCTGAAACCAGTCATACATCATCATCCACATATCCGGTGCCGCAAGGCCGCCATTGTGGGAACCGACTGCTAACACTGGCTCATCTGTCGGTAAATTTTCCCAGCCGCTAGTTTCTACCCGAAAATAAAATTTGTAGAGCCACTCCCAGAGGGGCAGCAAACGCCGAATGGTTTCTGGGTCGCGCCCCTCAAGGGACCAACCGTCTAAGGGCGGATCCAGGGGCGGAAATGGCGGAAAAAGGGGCATAATAGCGACAAAACAGGACTTTACAGTTCTTAAAATTATGGCATGGTTTGTTAAGGAGGAATTCCCTTGGTGAAAATTGCAATTATTGGTTGTGGCTATGTGGGCCAGGCGATCGCCAAGCAATGGACAACGGCGGATCATCAAGTGACCGTGACGACAACAACCCCCGAAAAAGTCCCTCAGTTACAAGAAATCGCCTACCAAGTGAAAGTTCTCAGCGGTGATCAACCTGAAGCCCTCCAAGAGCTTTGTGAAGGTCAAGATGTTGTGCTTTTGGCGGTGGGTTCGAAGGGACGCACCGAAGCAAATTATCAACAGGCCTATTTAAAAACAGCGCAAAATCTCGCCCAGGCCCTCACCCATAACGACACCGTTAAACAGGTGATCTATACCAGCAGCTACGCCATCGTCGGCAATCACCACGGTGCCTGGGTTGATGAAAATACCCCCGACAAACCGCCCCATGTTTTTGCAGAAATTCTTTTGGCAACGGAGCAAACCCTAAAGGCGATCGCCACAGATTCACGTCAGGTTTGCATACTCCGCTTGGGGGGCATCTATGGTGAAGGCCGAGAAATCAAGAAAATTTTCCAGCGGGCCATGGGCCAAGTCCGGCCTGGTGACGGTAGTGAATACGGTAACTGGATTCATTTAGAAGATATTGTGGCGGCGATCGAATTTGCCCAGGCTCGCAACCTCAGCGGTTTATTTAATCTTGTTTGCGATGAGCCGTTGCCCCGGCGGGAATTACTCTCTCGTTTGGCCGAAAAATACGCCCTGCCCCCGGTACGCTGGGATGCGAGCCAACCTTCTGATCGCCCTTTAAATGTGCGTGTGTCTAACCAAAAATTAAAAAATTTAGGGTTTACATTCCGCCATCCGACGATTGAAGTTTAGATTGAGAAACAAAGAGTTACGACCCAAGGTAGAGCTGACCTAAAAATATGCCCATTGATTTTATTCGCGGTGCCAGTTACCCATTCCGCGCCGTGAGATTTTTTTCCCATCACCCGAAGCTTTTGCAATATTTAGCGATTCCCCTTGGCGTGAATGTTGTACTGGGTGGATTGCTTTATACTTTTTCGCTGCGTTGGGCTTGGCGGACGGCGGGGACTGGCTACACTTGGGTGAGCACCAGTCTGATCGGCTTAATTGATCGCTTACCTCCCTGGTTACAGTGGTTAGATTACGGCGCAAATTTTCTGGGGGGGCTGTTAGGCCTTATTTTCATCGCGGCAGTGTTTATTGCGGTTGGATTGCTACTGGTACAGTTTGGCGTTATTCTTGGTGCCCCTTGGTATGGCCAACTGTCAGAAAAAATTGAAAAACTCCGCACCAGTCGCCTGGAAATCATTGAAGTGGGCATTATCCGCGATATTGGCCGCGCCATTCTCTTTGAACTAAAAAAACTAGCTTTGGTCTTGGCGATCGCCCCCTTGCTGTTTGGGATTAACTTTTTGCCGGGAATTGGTAGCGTTCTATCTTCCTTGGGAGGCCTGGCGGTAACCCTAACGATCATTTGCCTTGATTTTTTCGATGCCGCCCTTGAGAGGCGGCGATTTACGTTTCGCCAAAAGTTGCGGCAAGTTTATCAGGCTTTACCGGGTAGTGCGGGGTTTGGCCTGGTTTGTCTTGGGTTGATCAGCCTACCTTTGCTCAATCTTGTCACAATTCCCCTCTGCGTTGCCTCCGGCACTCTGTTTGTATGCGATCGCCTGTTGCCAAAGCTAAATCCCCCCGCCAGTGACGATTAGAAACCTAGGAATTCCCTTCTCTTAATGCTTCTCGATGGGACAAGCTTACTTATTTATCAATTACGCCACGGAACATTAATCCTCTTAATTGTCAAACCCCAAGGGGCGATCGCCTCGGAAGAAGACGATAAACTGCAGAAAGCAACCATTGACTTGGTACTTTACAAACGCACCGCAGTAGCAAATGGCTAGCTTTAAATTAGCCCAGAAACGTTGAATTACAAACGTTTTTTGATTTTTTTTAAGCGGTGTCCATGGCACATCAAGGTTTATGAATTAGCCTTAAGTATTGTAAACTACCCAAGGATTAACCAAATTTCACAGACATCGAGGAGAACAGGAGCTTATGACGGCGGCGGCAGCGTCATCATTGGTAATGTCAAGGGAGTATTTGCGTCCCCCTGGTGGGATGAACCCCAATGTGTGGATGATCATCATTGCAGTCGGATTGATCGCCACCTCCGTGGGAGGCTATTGGTTTTGGGGTTGGTATGACTGGATTTGCTTCCTAGAAAATGTTTTAGCGCTGCACCTTGCGGGAACAGTGATCCATGATGCGTCCCACCGCGCCGCCCATAGCAACCGTGCGGTCAATACCATCCTGGGCCATGCCAGTGCTCTCATGTTGGGATTCGCTTTTCCCGTTTTTACCCGAGTCCATCTCCAGCACCACGCCCACGTCAACGATCCTGAAAATGACCCCGACCATTTCGTTTCAACCGGCGGCCCCCTCTGGATGATTGCCGCCCGTTTTTTCTACCACGAAATCTTTTTCTTCAAGCGTCGTCTGTGGAAAAATTACGAGTTGCTAGAGTGGTTCCTCAGCCGTGCCTTTTTGGGCGTCATTGTCTACCTGGGTATCCAGTATGGCTTCATTGGCTACATCATGAACTTTTGGTTTGTCCCCGCGTTGGTGGTTGGTATTGCCCTGGGTTTGTTTTTTGATTATTTGCCCCATCGCCCCTTTGAAGAACGCGATCGCTGGAAAAATGCCAGGGTTTACCCGAGCAAGCTCCTCAATATTTTGATCCTTGGGCAAAACTATCACTTGGTACATCACCTGTGGCCCTCGATTCCTTGGTATAAGTATCAACCCGCCTATTACTACATCAAGCCCCTGTTAGATCAAAAGGGTTCTCCCCAATCATTGGGGCTGCTCCAGGGGAAAGATTTCCTCA
Coding sequences within:
- a CDS encoding lysophospholipid acyltransferase family protein; the protein is MPLFPPFPPLDPPLDGWSLEGRDPETIRRLLPLWEWLYKFYFRVETSGWENLPTDEPVLAVGSHNGGLAAPDMWMMMYDWFQRYGVERPTYGLMHPNIWLAFPELAKIAVKTGAVQAHPKMAIAALKAGANVLVYPGGGQDVFRPHAQRNQIYFAERRGFIKLALRQGVPIVPLISWGAHDSIFVIEDIYEPLKKFLKAFNLPWLFNIDPEVFPIYLGLPWGVAFGPLPNFPLPTKMYTRVCPPIRFEKYGRAPAGDRPYVEACYQRVLGEMQRELDQLIAEVESRPKDCP
- the crtR gene encoding beta-carotene hydroxylase, giving the protein MTAAAASSLVMSREYLRPPGGMNPNVWMIIIAVGLIATSVGGYWFWGWYDWICFLENVLALHLAGTVIHDASHRAAHSNRAVNTILGHASALMLGFAFPVFTRVHLQHHAHVNDPENDPDHFVSTGGPLWMIAARFFYHEIFFFKRRLWKNYELLEWFLSRAFLGVIVYLGIQYGFIGYIMNFWFVPALVVGIALGLFFDYLPHRPFEERDRWKNARVYPSKLLNILILGQNYHLVHHLWPSIPWYKYQPAYYYIKPLLDQKGSPQSLGLLQGKDFLSFLYDIFVGIRLHHKPKS
- a CDS encoding SDR family oxidoreductase, which produces MKIAIIGCGYVGQAIAKQWTTADHQVTVTTTTPEKVPQLQEIAYQVKVLSGDQPEALQELCEGQDVVLLAVGSKGRTEANYQQAYLKTAQNLAQALTHNDTVKQVIYTSSYAIVGNHHGAWVDENTPDKPPHVFAEILLATEQTLKAIATDSRQVCILRLGGIYGEGREIKKIFQRAMGQVRPGDGSEYGNWIHLEDIVAAIEFAQARNLSGLFNLVCDEPLPRRELLSRLAEKYALPPVRWDASQPSDRPLNVRVSNQKLKNLGFTFRHPTIEV
- a CDS encoding EI24 domain-containing protein; the encoded protein is MPIDFIRGASYPFRAVRFFSHHPKLLQYLAIPLGVNVVLGGLLYTFSLRWAWRTAGTGYTWVSTSLIGLIDRLPPWLQWLDYGANFLGGLLGLIFIAAVFIAVGLLLVQFGVILGAPWYGQLSEKIEKLRTSRLEIIEVGIIRDIGRAILFELKKLALVLAIAPLLFGINFLPGIGSVLSSLGGLAVTLTIICLDFFDAALERRRFTFRQKLRQVYQALPGSAGFGLVCLGLISLPLLNLVTIPLCVASGTLFVCDRLLPKLNPPASDD
- a CDS encoding ABC transporter permease translates to MTGLFVAIALGAPLLQNIGWLKDPLDSLSFPIHSPPSWNHWFGTSRQGYDVLSRTLFGTQAALKVVLLATSLSLIIGVPLGMVSGYFGGKVDRVLLFLMDTIYTLPGLLLSVTLAFVVGKGVINAAIALSISYVPQYFRLVRNRTTSAKTELFIEAAQAMGATPRRILSKYLFRNVIQSVPVLFTLNAADAILILGGLGFLGLGLPDGTPEWGHDLRLALDALPTGIWWTALFPGLTMTLMVMGLSLLGEGLNTWLNPADRR